The proteins below are encoded in one region of Paralysiella testudinis:
- a CDS encoding TraR/DksA family transcriptional regulator, which translates to MDIADKAAQCEAALLNDALARQAAKQHGGQSYSYCEDCGAPIPPARQQAAPGCTRCILCQTYAEKGWP; encoded by the coding sequence ATGGACATAGCCGATAAAGCCGCCCAATGCGAAGCGGCACTGTTAAACGATGCACTGGCACGCCAAGCGGCCAAACAACACGGCGGCCAAAGCTACAGCTACTGCGAAGACTGCGGCGCGCCCATCCCACCCGCACGGCAGCAGGCCGCCCCCGGCTGCACCCGCTGCATCCTGTGCCAAACCTATGCCGAGAAAGGCTGGCCTTAA
- a CDS encoding DUF3486 family protein has protein sequence MAPRSSIDLLPDTVRHALERRLTDTGFGNYSELTEWLNEQGYQISRSAVHRYGQKVERRFASIKASTEAARLIAEGAADEGDTRSEALMAMLQTELFDALVQIGEMPSEELGAIDRFGMMAEGSRKISGLISASTRLKEYQAKVKAKVAAAAEDVAKQAKKGGLSDEAAEAIRKQILGIAS, from the coding sequence ATGGCACCGCGCAGCAGCATCGACCTACTGCCCGACACCGTGCGCCATGCCTTGGAGCGCAGGCTTACCGACACCGGCTTTGGCAACTACAGCGAGCTTACCGAATGGCTCAACGAGCAAGGCTACCAAATCAGCCGCAGCGCCGTACATCGTTATGGCCAAAAAGTAGAGCGCCGTTTTGCATCGATTAAAGCCAGCACCGAAGCCGCCCGCCTGATTGCCGAGGGCGCAGCAGATGAGGGCGACACCCGCAGCGAAGCCTTAATGGCCATGCTGCAAACCGAATTGTTTGATGCACTGGTGCAGATAGGTGAAATGCCGTCTGAAGAGCTGGGCGCGATAGACCGCTTCGGCATGATGGCCGAAGGCTCGCGCAAAATCAGCGGTTTAATCTCCGCCAGCACGCGCTTAAAAGAGTATCAGGCCAAAGTCAAAGCCAAGGTGGCCGCCGCTGCCGAAGATGTGGCCAAGCAGGCCAAAAAAGGCGGCTTGAGCGATGAAGCCGCCGAAGCCATCCGCAAACAGATTTTAGGCATTGCATCATGA
- a CDS encoding DUF5131 family protein, with protein MATQSTIEWTELTWNPTTGCTKVSPGCKNCYAEVMARRLEAMGTPGYEQGFKLSCHESRLRQPMNRKKPTVYFVNSMSDLFHEDIPDTFLDQVFAVIGATPQHTYQILTKRAERLPEYFNSRPCPENVWLGVSVEDVKYGVPRIDYLRMVDASIRFLSVEPLLEDLGEVNLTDIHWVIVGGESGHKARPMKPEWVINIKKQAEAFGSAFFFKQWGGWGADGVKRHKKANGRELQGRTWNEYPIVQIAD; from the coding sequence ATGGCAACCCAGTCAACTATCGAATGGACTGAGCTTACATGGAACCCGACCACAGGTTGCACTAAAGTGTCACCCGGATGCAAAAACTGTTATGCCGAGGTTATGGCACGACGACTGGAGGCAATGGGTACACCCGGCTACGAACAAGGGTTTAAGTTGTCTTGCCATGAAAGTCGGTTAAGACAGCCAATGAACCGTAAAAAACCCACTGTTTATTTTGTAAACAGCATGAGTGATCTTTTTCATGAGGATATTCCGGATACCTTTCTGGATCAGGTTTTTGCCGTGATTGGGGCAACCCCCCAACACACATACCAAATTTTGACCAAGCGAGCCGAAAGGCTGCCAGAATATTTCAACTCCAGACCATGCCCCGAAAATGTATGGCTGGGCGTGTCTGTAGAAGATGTGAAATACGGTGTACCGAGAATTGATTATTTACGCATGGTTGATGCGTCTATCCGCTTCTTGTCTGTGGAGCCATTGCTGGAAGACTTGGGAGAAGTGAACCTAACCGATATTCACTGGGTAATTGTAGGCGGGGAGTCTGGTCATAAAGCCCGCCCCATGAAGCCGGAGTGGGTGATTAATATTAAAAAGCAGGCAGAAGCCTTTGGCTCGGCATTTTTCTTTAAACAATGGGGCGGATGGGGTGCAGATGGCGTAAAGCGCCATAAAAAAGCCAATGGTCGTGAGCTGCA
- a CDS encoding glycoside hydrolase family 108 protein has protein sequence MSDFYTFIDRVLAHEGGYVNDPRDPGGETNWGVTRRTAQANGYHGNMRAMTRNQAVEIYRTAFWLRYRCAEMPPGVAFQFFDACINHGYGNAARMLQRAAGVADDGVIGNISLAAINTLPENDLLLRFNAERIDFYTRLSTFAHFGKGWVRRVAANLRHAATDNQD, from the coding sequence ATGTCTGATTTCTATACTTTTATCGACCGCGTGCTCGCCCACGAGGGCGGCTATGTGAACGACCCGCGAGACCCCGGCGGTGAGACCAACTGGGGCGTCACCCGCCGCACGGCGCAGGCCAACGGCTACCACGGCAATATGCGGGCGATGACGCGCAACCAAGCGGTGGAGATTTACCGCACCGCCTTTTGGCTGCGCTACCGCTGCGCCGAAATGCCGCCGGGTGTGGCATTCCAGTTTTTCGATGCCTGTATCAACCACGGCTACGGCAATGCGGCGCGGATGTTGCAGCGGGCCGCCGGGGTGGCAGACGACGGCGTGATTGGCAACATCAGCCTGGCCGCCATCAATACGCTGCCTGAAAACGACCTGCTGCTGCGCTTTAATGCCGAGCGGATTGATTTTTATACCCGCTTATCTACATTTGCCCACTTCGGCAAAGGCTGGGTGCGGCGGGTGGCGGCCAATCTGCGCCACGCGGCAACGGATAACCAAGATTAA